In bacterium 336/3, the following proteins share a genomic window:
- a CDS encoding sodium:proton exchanger, producing the protein MESLSHHEVVLFLVQLSLMLLSGRIVGEIMRFFNQPMVIGEILAGIILGPTLLGNYFPEFSATLFPRTGHSPVALNGFTQVSVVLLLFIGGLEVELPTVINQGKKAFVTSFFGICIPFAIGFFGSYYNMDFFHIPPQKHLVFSLFIGTALSITALPIIVRTLLDLGIFKSQIGMLIIAAAMIDDFLGWMIFSIILTMMEEGAEQSIIYTVTFTIIFALLMLTVFRRLMDRVLPWFTEHLAFPGGILSIMLVLSFLGAAFTEYIGIHAVFGSFLVGVALGDSVHMTEKIKEIVHHFVTNIFAPLFFVSIGLKVNFATNFDLILVIVIMVMAFTGKIVGCSLGAILSGFTKRQSLAIGFGMNARGAMEIILATLALQNKLINEKMFVALVVMAIVTSVTAGSMMKFFLQLNPKKTQGIPHESH; encoded by the coding sequence ATGGAGAGTTTAAGTCATCATGAAGTAGTGCTGTTTTTGGTACAGCTTAGCCTTATGTTATTATCAGGCAGAATAGTAGGGGAAATTATGCGTTTTTTCAATCAGCCTATGGTAATTGGAGAAATTTTAGCAGGGATTATTTTAGGCCCAACACTATTGGGTAATTACTTTCCTGAATTTTCTGCTACTTTATTCCCAAGAACAGGACATTCTCCTGTAGCACTTAATGGATTTACTCAGGTTTCTGTTGTTCTTTTACTTTTTATTGGTGGTTTGGAAGTAGAACTTCCAACTGTTATCAATCAAGGTAAAAAGGCGTTTGTTACAAGTTTCTTTGGGATTTGCATTCCTTTTGCAATAGGTTTTTTTGGTAGTTATTATAACATGGATTTCTTCCATATTCCACCACAAAAGCACTTGGTTTTTTCATTATTTATAGGAACTGCTTTATCTATTACAGCATTACCTATTATTGTACGAACACTCTTAGATTTAGGAATATTCAAGTCGCAAATTGGTATGTTAATTATAGCAGCAGCTATGATTGATGACTTTTTGGGTTGGATGATTTTTTCTATTATTCTAACCATGATGGAAGAAGGAGCAGAGCAATCTATTATTTATACAGTAACTTTTACTATTATTTTTGCCCTTCTGATGCTCACAGTATTCCGAAGGCTGATGGATAGGGTTTTACCCTGGTTTACAGAACATTTAGCTTTCCCTGGTGGCATTTTGTCTATTATGCTGGTTTTGAGTTTTTTAGGAGCTGCTTTTACAGAGTATATTGGCATTCATGCTGTATTTGGGTCGTTTTTGGTGGGTGTAGCTCTTGGCGATTCTGTTCACATGACTGAAAAAATCAAAGAAATTGTACATCACTTTGTAACAAATATCTTTGCACCATTGTTCTTTGTAAGCATAGGACTCAAAGTGAATTTTGCTACAAATTTTGACCTTATTTTGGTAATTGTTATTATGGTTATGGCATTTACTGGTAAAATTGTAGGTTGCTCCCTTGGTGCTATCTTATCTGGTTTTACTAAGCGTCAATCATTAGCTATCGGTTTTGGCATGAACGCAAGAGGAGCAATGGAAATTATTTTGGCAACACTTGCCTTACAAAATAAGCTTATTAATGAAAAAATGTTTGTGGCATTGGTAGTAATGGCTATTGTTACCAGTGTAACAGCTGGTTCTATGATGAAATTTTTCTTACAACTTAACCCTAAAAAAACTCAAGGAATACCCCATGAATCCCACTAA
- a CDS encoding ribose-phosphate pyrophosphokinase, whose product MQPLLFSIQSYLYLQERILTLGGFEKGEVEVKVFPDGERYQRILSDVEGRNVVLLGGTPTDTDTLEVYDLASAIAKYGAKTLTVVIPYFGYSTMERAVKTGEVVTAKTRARLLSSIPKTGSRITFMLLDLHTEGLPHYFEGDVQATHLYCKEIIIEICKEIAGNDFILACTDAGRAKWVESLANDMNVNAAFVFKRRISGNETVVTGISADVVGKTVIIYDDMIRTGGSLINAAKSYKEAGATHIFAITTHGLFTNNALERIEKSGLFEGVYCTDTHPNTQKESQNPFLSVKSVAKIIYPKII is encoded by the coding sequence ATGCAACCTTTACTTTTCTCAATTCAATCATATTTATATCTTCAGGAACGTATCTTAACTTTAGGAGGCTTTGAAAAAGGAGAAGTAGAAGTAAAAGTCTTTCCTGATGGAGAACGTTATCAGCGTATTTTATCAGATGTTGAAGGTCGAAATGTAGTATTATTGGGAGGAACACCTACAGATACTGATACACTTGAGGTATATGATTTGGCTTCTGCTATCGCCAAATATGGTGCTAAAACACTCACTGTTGTTATTCCTTATTTTGGATATTCTACAATGGAGAGAGCTGTGAAAACTGGAGAAGTGGTTACAGCCAAAACAAGAGCAAGATTGCTTTCATCTATACCCAAAACAGGAAGCAGAATTACATTTATGTTGCTCGATTTGCATACAGAAGGTTTACCACATTATTTTGAAGGGGATGTTCAAGCTACTCATCTGTATTGTAAAGAGATTATTATAGAAATATGCAAAGAAATTGCAGGAAATGATTTTATTTTGGCTTGTACAGATGCAGGAAGAGCTAAATGGGTAGAATCACTCGCCAATGATATGAATGTAAATGCAGCTTTTGTATTCAAAAGGCGTATAAGCGGAAATGAAACTGTCGTAACAGGTATCAGTGCTGATGTGGTGGGAAAGACTGTTATTATTTATGATGATATGATTCGTACAGGAGGCTCACTTATCAATGCTGCAAAATCGTATAAAGAAGCTGGAGCTACTCACATTTTTGCCATCACCACACATGGTTTGTTTACCAACAATGCTTTAGAACGAATAGAAAAATCTGGTTTGTTTGAAGGCGTTTATTGTACAGATACGCATCCAAATACACAAAAAGAATCTCAAAATCCGTTTTTGAGTGTAAAATCTGTTGCTAAAATTATTTACCCTAAAATAATTTAG
- the gyrB gene encoding DNA gyrase subunit B (negatively supercoils closed circular double-stranded DNA) yields MENLSQAEQPTYNAENIQVLEGLEAVRKRPGMYIGDVGVRGLHHLIWEVVDNSIDEALAGYCNRIEVAIHEDNSVSVSDNGRGIPTDMHSKEKRSALEVVMTVLHAGGKFDKGSYKVSGGLHGVGVSCVNALSSLLHVTVQREGKIFEQEYSQGKPLYSVREIGKTDNHGTKVHFKPDDTIFQSLEYKYETVATRLRELSFLNKGIIVTLTDFREKDENGQALYEEFFSEGGLKEFVAYLDDTREKLIPEPIYFEDERGEIPVQVAMQYNTSYTENIFSYVNNINTIEGGTHVVGFRAALTRTLKSYADKNGMLDKLKIDITGDDFREGLTVVISVKVSEPLFEGQTKTKLGNSEARSSVESTVGKALEAYLEENPKVAKVIIDKVVLAAQARHAARKAREMVQRKNVLTGSGLPGKLADCAESDPAICEVFLVEGDSAGGSAKQGRNRATQAILPLKGKILNVEKAQEYKIYDNDEIKNIITALGVSFGRKDETGEFDEKALNMEKLRYHKIVIMTDADIDGSHIRTLILTLFFRYMKELIEKGYLYIAQPPLYLVKKGKKQTYCWTEEQRKRAVAELGDGKDESVGIQRYKGLGEMNPEQLWETTMNPENRLMKQVTIDSAAEADHLFSMLMGDEVAPRKEFIEKNAKYANIDV; encoded by the coding sequence TTGGAAAATTTGAGTCAAGCCGAACAACCCACCTACAATGCAGAAAATATCCAAGTTTTAGAAGGTTTAGAAGCCGTAAGAAAACGCCCCGGTATGTATATCGGTGATGTAGGTGTCAGAGGCTTACATCACTTAATTTGGGAAGTTGTAGATAACTCAATTGATGAAGCATTGGCAGGCTATTGTAATCGTATTGAAGTTGCCATTCATGAAGATAACTCTGTTTCTGTTTCTGATAATGGTCGTGGTATTCCCACGGATATGCACTCTAAGGAAAAGCGTTCTGCTTTAGAAGTAGTTATGACAGTATTGCATGCTGGAGGTAAATTTGACAAAGGAAGTTATAAAGTATCTGGAGGTTTGCATGGTGTCGGTGTATCCTGTGTGAATGCCTTATCTTCTTTGTTGCATGTAACTGTTCAACGTGAAGGAAAAATATTTGAACAAGAGTATTCACAAGGAAAACCTTTATACTCTGTAAGAGAAATTGGAAAAACTGATAACCATGGAACAAAGGTTCATTTTAAACCTGATGATACTATTTTTCAGAGTTTAGAATACAAATACGAAACAGTTGCTACTCGTTTAAGAGAACTATCCTTCCTAAATAAAGGTATCATCGTTACACTTACTGATTTTCGTGAAAAAGACGAAAATGGACAAGCTTTGTATGAAGAGTTCTTCTCAGAAGGAGGCTTGAAAGAGTTTGTAGCCTATTTAGATGACACTCGTGAAAAATTAATTCCTGAACCTATTTATTTTGAAGATGAGCGTGGAGAAATACCTGTTCAGGTTGCTATGCAATATAACACCTCTTACACCGAAAATATATTTTCGTATGTAAACAATATCAATACTATTGAAGGTGGTACTCATGTGGTTGGTTTCAGAGCTGCCCTTACAAGAACCCTTAAAAGCTATGCTGACAAAAATGGTATGTTGGATAAGCTCAAAATAGACATTACAGGTGATGACTTTAGGGAAGGACTTACAGTTGTTATTTCTGTAAAAGTTTCTGAGCCATTATTTGAAGGACAAACTAAAACTAAGTTAGGAAATTCTGAAGCTCGTAGTTCTGTAGAAAGCACTGTAGGAAAAGCTTTAGAAGCATATTTAGAAGAAAATCCTAAAGTAGCCAAAGTCATTATTGATAAAGTTGTTTTGGCTGCACAAGCTCGACATGCTGCCCGTAAGGCTCGTGAGATGGTTCAACGTAAAAACGTTCTTACGGGTTCAGGCTTACCAGGTAAACTTGCCGATTGTGCAGAATCTGACCCTGCTATTTGCGAAGTATTCCTTGTGGAAGGTGATTCGGCAGGTGGAAGTGCCAAGCAAGGTAGAAATAGAGCTACACAAGCTATTTTGCCCCTCAAAGGTAAAATATTGAATGTTGAAAAAGCTCAAGAATACAAAATTTATGATAATGATGAAATCAAGAATATCATAACAGCATTGGGAGTTAGTTTTGGAAGAAAAGATGAAACAGGAGAGTTTGATGAAAAAGCTCTCAATATGGAAAAACTACGTTATCATAAAATTGTAATTATGACGGATGCTGATATTGATGGTAGCCATATTCGTACACTTATCTTGACATTATTCTTCAGATACATGAAAGAACTCATTGAAAAAGGATATTTATACATTGCTCAGCCTCCATTATATTTAGTTAAAAAAGGTAAAAAACAAACCTATTGTTGGACAGAAGAACAACGTAAGCGTGCTGTTGCTGAACTTGGTGACGGAAAGGATGAAAGTGTTGGTATTCAACGTTATAAAGGTTTGGGAGAGATGAATCCTGAGCAACTTTGGGAAACAACAATGAATCCAGAAAATAGACTAATGAAGCAAGTTACTATTGATTCAGCAGCTGAAGCAGATCACTTATTTTCCATGCTGATGGGTGATGAAGTTGCTCCTCGTAAAGAGTTTATTGAAAAAAATGCAAAATATGCAAATATTGATGTATAG
- a CDS encoding ferrochelatase — protein sequence MNPTNKTRFGILIVNLGTPNSPKTPDVRKYLREFLMDGRVIDIPLIPRWMLVNMIIAPFRAPKSAKIYQKVWTENGSPLKIYGIETEKMLQESLNSEEYVVRLAMRYQNPSIDSILKEFEKMNLEKIVVIPLFPQYASASSGSVHQKVMEIISHWQIIPEVVLVRQFFDNPLFIKAFAEIGKEYLKKESYDHYIFTYHGLPERQIRKGDCSNTCLKNTKTPNEANCCATYGIQNIGCYRAQCFETTRLLASAMGLKAEDCSTTFQSRLGKDPWIKPYTDDVIKTFPAKNKKRILAFSPSFVADCLETTIEIGEEYKELFEEVGGEHWQLVESLNKNPIWIEMLHKMVLEHTTPQVGLDKMLQVIAEEKI from the coding sequence ATGAATCCCACTAATAAAACACGTTTTGGTATACTAATTGTAAATTTAGGAACTCCCAACTCTCCTAAAACTCCTGATGTCAGAAAATACTTGAGAGAATTTTTGATGGATGGTAGAGTCATTGACATCCCTTTGATTCCTCGTTGGATGCTCGTAAACATGATTATCGCTCCTTTTAGAGCACCGAAATCAGCAAAGATATATCAAAAAGTTTGGACTGAAAATGGTTCACCACTCAAAATTTATGGTATAGAAACCGAAAAAATGCTTCAAGAATCTCTCAATTCAGAAGAATATGTGGTTCGCTTGGCTATGCGTTATCAAAATCCTAGCATTGACTCAATTCTCAAAGAATTTGAAAAAATGAATTTAGAGAAAATTGTTGTCATTCCTTTGTTTCCTCAATATGCTTCTGCCTCATCGGGTTCGGTACATCAGAAGGTAATGGAAATTATCAGCCATTGGCAGATAATTCCAGAGGTTGTATTGGTGCGTCAATTTTTCGATAATCCTTTGTTTATCAAAGCTTTTGCAGAAATTGGCAAAGAGTATTTGAAAAAAGAATCTTATGACCATTATATATTCACTTATCATGGTTTGCCCGAACGCCAAATCCGTAAAGGTGATTGTAGCAATACCTGCCTGAAAAATACCAAAACACCCAATGAAGCCAATTGTTGTGCCACTTATGGCATCCAAAATATAGGTTGTTATCGAGCTCAATGTTTTGAAACGACCAGATTACTTGCTTCAGCAATGGGACTCAAAGCAGAAGATTGTAGTACTACATTTCAGTCTCGATTAGGCAAAGACCCTTGGATAAAACCTTATACAGATGATGTCATCAAGACATTTCCAGCTAAAAATAAAAAACGCATTTTAGCATTTTCGCCCTCTTTCGTTGCTGATTGCTTAGAAACAACTATAGAAATAGGAGAGGAATACAAAGAACTTTTTGAAGAAGTAGGTGGAGAGCATTGGCAACTTGTAGAAAGTCTTAACAAAAATCCGATTTGGATAGAAATGCTTCACAAAATGGTTTTAGAGCATACCACTCCCCAAGTAGGCTTAGACAAAATGTTGCAGGTAATTGCTGAAGAGAAGATTTAG
- a CDS encoding RNA polymerase subunit sigma, which translates to MIPTTYTEKEKNMVFQSEMLPHLDSMYNFAFRLTLDEDDAKDLVQDTYLKAFRFINSFEKGTNAKAWLFRILKNSFINDFRKKSKEPSKVDYQEVETFYNSEEFDNEIEATSDLRSESVQDLIGDEVANAINSLEVDFRIAIILCDIEGFTYEEMAKILDIPIGTVRSRLHRARGLLKEKLSSYAKKMGYLQKS; encoded by the coding sequence ATGATACCTACTACATATACAGAAAAAGAAAAAAACATGGTGTTCCAAAGCGAGATGCTTCCACATTTGGATTCTATGTATAATTTTGCTTTTAGACTTACGTTGGATGAGGATGATGCCAAGGACTTGGTACAAGATACTTATTTAAAAGCATTTAGATTTATTAATTCCTTCGAGAAAGGAACTAATGCAAAGGCTTGGTTGTTTAGAATATTAAAAAACAGCTTCATAAATGACTTTAGAAAGAAAAGCAAAGAACCTTCTAAAGTTGATTATCAGGAAGTTGAGACTTTCTATAATTCTGAAGAATTTGATAATGAAATAGAAGCCACCTCAGATTTGCGTAGCGAATCTGTACAAGATTTAATAGGTGATGAAGTGGCTAATGCTATCAATTCGTTGGAAGTAGATTTCAGAATAGCCATTATTTTGTGTGATATAGAAGGGTTTACTTACGAAGAAATGGCGAAAATTCTTGACATTCCCATTGGAACAGTACGTTCCAGATTGCATAGAGCAAGAGGTTTGTTAAAAGAAAAATTGAGTAGTTATGCAAAAAAAATGGGTTATTTGCAAAAATCATAA